From the Streptomyces pluripotens genome, one window contains:
- the pflA gene encoding pyruvate formate-lyase-activating protein, with product MAPSAPGQPVPAAGRLTGRVHSWDLSTGVDGPGTRFVLFVSGCPLRCRYCANPDTWHMRDGREATVEEVVADITKYRAFITTAGGGVTVTGGEPLLQPRFTGAVLRRCKELGLHTALDTSGFLGTRADDALLADTDLVLLDIKSFDVGTYRRLTGAPLAPTLNFATRLDRLGIPVYIRYVLVPGWTDDPSAVDGLGAFLAGLGNVDRVDVLPFHKLGAHKYDALGIDFPLRNTPVPNPDLTERVREQFREHGLRAL from the coding sequence GTGGCGCCCTCGGCACCGGGGCAGCCGGTGCCGGCGGCGGGCCGGCTCACGGGCCGGGTGCACTCCTGGGACCTGTCCACGGGTGTGGACGGTCCCGGGACCCGGTTCGTGCTGTTCGTCAGCGGCTGTCCACTGCGCTGCCGATACTGTGCGAACCCGGACACCTGGCACATGCGGGACGGGCGGGAGGCAACGGTCGAGGAGGTGGTGGCGGACATCACGAAGTACCGGGCCTTCATCACCACGGCGGGCGGGGGAGTGACCGTCACCGGTGGTGAGCCGCTGCTGCAGCCCCGATTCACCGGAGCGGTGCTCCGCCGCTGCAAGGAGTTGGGCCTGCACACCGCCCTGGACACCTCCGGCTTCCTCGGGACCCGCGCCGACGATGCGCTCCTGGCCGACACCGACCTGGTGCTGCTCGACATCAAGTCCTTCGACGTCGGCACCTACCGGCGGCTGACCGGCGCCCCCCTCGCCCCCACGCTGAACTTCGCCACCCGCCTGGACAGGTTGGGCATCCCCGTGTACATCCGCTACGTCCTCGTCCCGGGCTGGACCGACGACCCGTCCGCAGTGGACGGCCTCGGTGCCTTCCTGGCCGGGCTGGGCAATGTCGACCGGGTGGACGTGCTGCCGTTCCACAAGCTCGGCGCCCACAAGTACGACGCCCTCGGCATCGACTTCCCGCTGCGCAACACGCCCGTGCCCAACCCCGACCTGACGGAACGGGTGCGCGAGCAGTTCCGGGAGCACGGTCTGCGGGCGCTGTGA
- a CDS encoding universal stress protein, with product MPHTITAGLDGSPESLAAADWAAREALLRDTPLHLVHALRREPDTHPPAGGTPQPPQDPGVQDQRADRLLRETAATLARNHPGLQIITDHVPGEPAPALLEAAEEADLLVLGSRGLGGVARFLVGSVVLAVMTGSRRPVVVVRDGLRAEDEHQPGTPGTGAESFRDVVLGLGSAAPDDAVIGFAFDAAARRGARLRVVRGWSPDQPQDGDGDLSAELHAELTGDTQRALSEVLDPWRNKFPGVEVVEQAVIGKAGSHLVEASHDASLVVVGRRRRRTPAGTAIGPVTHAVLHHGGAPVAVVPHD from the coding sequence ATGCCCCACACCATCACCGCAGGCCTGGATGGCTCCCCGGAGAGCCTGGCAGCCGCCGATTGGGCGGCCCGGGAGGCTCTGCTCCGCGACACCCCGCTGCACCTGGTCCACGCCCTCCGGCGGGAGCCGGACACGCACCCGCCCGCGGGCGGGACGCCCCAGCCGCCCCAGGACCCCGGCGTGCAGGACCAGCGGGCCGACCGCCTACTGAGGGAGACCGCGGCGACACTCGCGCGGAACCACCCCGGCCTGCAGATCATCACTGACCACGTTCCCGGAGAGCCCGCTCCCGCCCTGCTTGAGGCAGCCGAGGAAGCCGATCTTCTGGTGCTGGGCTCCCGCGGTCTGGGCGGCGTCGCCAGGTTCCTGGTCGGGTCCGTCGTCCTCGCGGTCATGACCGGCAGCCGACGGCCCGTCGTCGTCGTACGGGACGGCCTGCGCGCCGAGGACGAACACCAGCCCGGGACCCCCGGCACCGGGGCCGAGTCGTTCAGGGACGTCGTCCTGGGCCTCGGATCCGCGGCCCCGGACGACGCCGTGATCGGGTTCGCCTTCGACGCCGCCGCCCGCCGCGGGGCAAGGCTGCGCGTCGTCCGCGGCTGGAGCCCGGATCAGCCCCAGGACGGCGACGGTGATCTCAGTGCCGAACTGCATGCCGAACTCACCGGAGACACCCAGCGTGCCTTGTCCGAGGTCCTGGACCCCTGGCGGAACAAGTTCCCCGGTGTCGAGGTGGTGGAGCAGGCGGTGATCGGCAAGGCGGGCTCGCACTTGGTGGAGGCCTCGCACGACGCGTCGCTGGTCGTGGTCGGGCGTCGCCGACGCCGGACGCCGGCCGGTACGGCGATCGGCCCGGTCACCCATGCGGTGCTGCACCACGGTGGCGCGCCGGTCGCGGTGGTTCCGCACGACTGA
- a CDS encoding pyridoxamine 5'-phosphate oxidase family protein, whose product MTIDAPQVLPAGPRRSIELAGDEALRLLGSVSLGRIVFTRHALPTVRPVNHVLDNGHIVIRTHEGAALTARAGQADGRGVVVAYQADAIDPGTHLGWSVVVTGYAHLVTDPEELARYRDLLNPWVNRTMDHAVRIHPDLVTGVRLTADDAGEGV is encoded by the coding sequence ATGACCATCGACGCTCCTCAGGTGCTTCCTGCCGGGCCGCGCCGGAGCATCGAGTTGGCCGGCGACGAGGCGTTGCGGCTGCTGGGCAGCGTCTCGCTCGGCAGGATCGTCTTCACCCGACACGCGCTGCCGACCGTCCGACCGGTCAATCATGTCCTGGACAACGGCCACATCGTCATCCGCACCCACGAGGGCGCGGCGCTGACCGCACGCGCGGGGCAGGCCGACGGCCGGGGCGTAGTGGTCGCGTACCAGGCCGACGCGATCGATCCCGGCACACACCTCGGCTGGAGCGTGGTGGTCACCGGATACGCCCACCTGGTGACCGACCCGGAGGAGTTGGCCCGCTACCGGGACCTGCTCAACCCCTGGGTCAACCGGACCATGGACCATGCGGTGCGCATTCACCCCGACCTGGTCACCGGCGTCCGGCTCACCGCCGACGACGCAGGAGAAGGCGTCTGA
- the adhE gene encoding bifunctional acetaldehyde-CoA/alcohol dehydrogenase has product MTRHDTATEAADTTGAPCDITVTVDRLVTNGLKALTDYEAFTQEQIDHIVKKASVAALDRHTALARLAVEETGRGVFEDKAAKNMFACEHVTHSMGPMKTVGVIARDDIEDMIEVAEPVGVICAITPVTNPTSTTVFKALMALKTRNPVVFAFHPSAQKCSTEAARIVRDAAVAAGAPEHCVQWIETPSVQATEILMHHPGVSLILATGGNAMVRAAYSAGKPALGVGAGNVPAYVHRSAKLRRAVNDLVLSKSFDNGMICASEQAVILDAEIYDAALAEFRVLGAHLATAEEKEKLERFLFPAGAAGGGCEPKVNPAAVGQSSAWIAEQAGFTVPDDTSLILVEADRVGPDEPLTREKLCPVLAVLRAGSEQQGFSLAADMVAFHGQGHSAVIHTEDPDLAEAYGRSMKTVRIIVNAPSSQGAIGGIYNHLLPSLTLGCGSWGHTSVSNNVSAAQLLNVKRVSARRNNLQWFKVPPKIYFEPQAIRYLASMPDVHRVTIVTDATMTRLGFVDRVTRVLQRRREPVTIQVIDGVEPEPSIGSVQRGAKLMSGFRPDTIIALGGGSPMDAAKVMWLLYEHPDVDFADMRHKFSDIRKRAFRFPVLGSRARLVCVPTTSGTGAEVTPFAVISDPATGKKYPLADYALTPSVAIVDPLLTADLPSALAADSGFDALTHAIEAYVSVYANDFTDGLALHAIRLIFDNIEAAVNDRADRPEAREKIHNAATIAGMAFGNAFLGIVHAMAHTLGATFHIAHGRTNAVLLPHVIRYNGTVPTKLTAWPKYENYRAPERFQEIAGVLGLPASTPHEGVESLALAVERLRDAVGIEASFQALGVEERAFLDALPQQALNAYEDQCAPANPRMPMLDDMQKLMRAAYYSGAQDVRDADQGRTALA; this is encoded by the coding sequence ATGACCCGTCACGACACCGCAACCGAGGCCGCGGACACCACCGGAGCCCCGTGTGACATCACCGTCACCGTGGACCGGTTGGTCACGAACGGGCTCAAGGCGCTCACCGACTACGAGGCCTTCACCCAGGAGCAGATCGACCACATCGTCAAGAAGGCCTCGGTCGCCGCCCTGGACCGGCACACAGCGCTGGCGCGCCTGGCGGTCGAGGAGACCGGACGGGGTGTCTTCGAGGACAAAGCCGCCAAGAACATGTTCGCGTGCGAACACGTCACACACAGCATGGGCCCGATGAAGACCGTCGGCGTCATCGCCCGCGACGACATCGAGGACATGATCGAGGTGGCCGAACCGGTGGGCGTGATCTGCGCGATCACGCCGGTCACCAACCCGACCTCCACCACCGTCTTCAAGGCCCTGATGGCGCTCAAGACGCGTAACCCCGTCGTGTTCGCCTTCCACCCCTCGGCCCAGAAGTGCAGCACGGAGGCGGCCCGGATCGTACGGGACGCGGCCGTCGCCGCCGGCGCGCCGGAGCACTGCGTGCAGTGGATCGAGACACCGTCCGTGCAGGCGACCGAGATCCTGATGCACCACCCCGGCGTCTCGCTGATCCTCGCCACCGGTGGCAACGCCATGGTCAGGGCCGCGTATTCGGCGGGCAAGCCCGCGCTGGGGGTCGGCGCAGGCAACGTACCGGCGTACGTGCACAGGAGCGCGAAGCTCCGCCGGGCCGTCAACGACCTGGTGCTGTCGAAGTCCTTCGACAACGGGATGATCTGTGCCTCCGAGCAGGCCGTCATCCTCGACGCCGAGATCTACGACGCGGCCCTCGCCGAATTCCGCGTCCTGGGCGCCCACCTGGCGACCGCGGAGGAGAAGGAGAAGCTGGAGCGGTTCCTGTTCCCAGCCGGAGCGGCGGGCGGCGGCTGCGAGCCGAAGGTGAATCCGGCTGCCGTCGGTCAGAGTTCGGCGTGGATCGCGGAACAGGCCGGCTTCACCGTCCCGGACGACACCTCGCTGATCCTGGTCGAGGCCGATCGGGTAGGCCCGGACGAGCCGCTGACCCGGGAGAAGCTCTGCCCCGTGCTGGCCGTGCTGCGCGCCGGCTCCGAGCAGCAGGGCTTCAGCCTGGCCGCCGACATGGTCGCCTTCCACGGCCAGGGCCACAGCGCCGTCATCCACACGGAGGACCCGGATCTCGCCGAGGCGTACGGCCGGAGCATGAAGACAGTACGCATCATCGTCAACGCCCCGTCCTCGCAGGGCGCGATCGGCGGCATCTACAACCACCTGCTGCCGTCGCTCACGCTGGGCTGCGGCTCGTGGGGCCACACCTCGGTGTCCAACAACGTCTCCGCCGCCCAACTCCTGAACGTCAAACGGGTCAGCGCACGCCGCAACAACCTGCAGTGGTTCAAGGTCCCGCCGAAGATCTACTTCGAACCACAGGCCATCCGCTACCTCGCGTCCATGCCGGACGTCCACCGCGTCACCATCGTCACCGATGCCACCATGACCCGGCTCGGCTTCGTCGACCGCGTCACCCGCGTCCTGCAGCGGCGCAGGGAGCCGGTCACCATCCAGGTCATCGACGGCGTGGAGCCGGAGCCGAGCATCGGCTCCGTCCAGCGCGGCGCCAAGCTCATGAGCGGCTTCCGCCCGGACACCATCATCGCGCTCGGCGGTGGCTCCCCAATGGACGCGGCGAAAGTGATGTGGCTGCTGTACGAACACCCGGACGTCGACTTCGCCGACATGCGGCACAAGTTCTCCGACATCCGCAAGCGCGCCTTCCGTTTCCCCGTGCTCGGCAGCCGCGCCCGGCTGGTGTGCGTACCCACGACGTCCGGCACCGGCGCAGAGGTCACTCCCTTCGCGGTGATCTCCGACCCGGCCACCGGCAAGAAGTACCCGCTGGCCGACTACGCGCTGACCCCGAGCGTGGCCATCGTCGATCCGCTGCTCACCGCGGACCTGCCCTCGGCGCTGGCCGCGGACAGCGGCTTCGACGCGCTGACCCACGCGATCGAGGCCTACGTCTCCGTATACGCCAACGACTTCACCGACGGTCTGGCCCTGCACGCGATCCGGCTGATCTTCGACAACATCGAAGCAGCGGTCAACGACCGTGCCGACCGCCCCGAGGCTCGGGAGAAGATACACAACGCGGCCACCATCGCCGGCATGGCCTTCGGCAACGCCTTCCTCGGCATCGTGCACGCCATGGCACACACCCTCGGCGCCACCTTCCACATCGCGCACGGCCGTACCAACGCCGTCCTGCTGCCGCATGTCATCCGCTACAACGGAACCGTGCCGACGAAACTCACGGCCTGGCCCAAGTACGAGAACTACCGTGCCCCCGAACGCTTCCAGGAGATCGCCGGCGTCCTCGGCCTGCCCGCCTCGACCCCGCACGAGGGCGTCGAGTCGCTGGCCCTCGCGGTGGAGCGACTGCGTGACGCCGTGGGCATCGAGGCGTCGTTCCAGGCACTCGGCGTCGAGGAGCGCGCCTTCCTCGACGCCCTGCCGCAGCAGGCCCTGAACGCCTACGAGGACCAGTGCGCGCCGGCGAACCCGCGTATGCCGATGCTCGACGACATGCAGAAGCTCATGCGCGCGGCCTATTACTCCGGTGCGCAGGACGTGCGGGACGCAGACCAGGGCCGAACGGCCCTGGCGTGA